In Edaphobacter paludis, a single window of DNA contains:
- a CDS encoding ABC transporter permease, with protein sequence MPLSPASPSILEVRHLRKVYELGDVSVLALQDVSFSVSAGEFLAIMGSSGSGKSTLMGILGCLDRPTSGEYRLQGCDVSHLAEPELAHLRSEWIGFVFQTFNLLPRTTALENTMLPLFYGLRSEQAPDRTTRAREALAAVGMAERLQNTPGQLSGGQQQRVAIARALIRHPTVLLADEPTGNLDTKTAHEIMDILVRMNREQGVTVILVTHDSGIAAFADRIITMRDGLIISDAQQRSAVPRDNKAPIRRQMARPAASAVSSHINTMVLGVAFQAITRNIMRSALTMLGVFIGVAALIAMVAVGRGANLAVQKQIASLGTNLMVVVPGTVTTSGVRGGFGSASTLRVNDAKAILREDSSVSQVAYLIRQSAQVQYRDQNWTTSIQGVTANYPPATNWQIAEGRSITEADENSGASVALLGQSVSQQLFGGNSNPVGARILIKGVPVQVIGLLAAKGQSTYGQDQDDIVMIPFTTAERRVLGVAAPSQSIDANWAYLPPANPFGIPPRLTGLVNQIYVQADAPSDVQSAIKQVTATLTRQHHLKPNDVPDFAVRNLSQIASTAESSSHVMALLLAIVASISLLVGGIGIMNILLVSVTERTREIGLRMAIGAQRRQVLMQFLVEAVLLSGFGGVAGIFGGSLVTQLLSSIGHWPTMLAPSSMIGGFLFSGAVGVFFGFYPARKAAALNPIDALRFE encoded by the coding sequence ATGCCTCTATCCCCCGCCAGCCCGTCCATTCTCGAAGTACGCCACCTGCGCAAGGTCTATGAGTTGGGCGACGTTTCGGTGCTCGCACTTCAGGACGTGAGCTTTTCGGTTTCAGCAGGCGAGTTCCTCGCGATCATGGGAAGCTCCGGTTCCGGCAAGTCCACGCTGATGGGCATTTTGGGCTGCCTCGACCGTCCCACTTCCGGCGAGTATCGGCTTCAGGGCTGTGATGTCTCGCATCTCGCGGAACCTGAGTTGGCACACCTCCGGAGCGAGTGGATTGGCTTTGTATTCCAGACCTTCAATCTGCTACCTCGGACCACGGCCCTCGAGAACACAATGCTTCCGCTGTTTTATGGCTTGCGCAGCGAACAGGCGCCAGACCGCACAACACGAGCACGCGAAGCTCTAGCGGCCGTGGGCATGGCGGAAAGGCTTCAAAACACTCCCGGGCAGTTGTCAGGCGGCCAGCAGCAGCGCGTCGCGATCGCTCGCGCGCTTATCCGGCATCCCACTGTCCTTTTGGCGGATGAACCGACAGGAAATCTCGATACGAAAACAGCACATGAAATCATGGACATCCTGGTGCGCATGAATCGCGAACAGGGCGTTACCGTCATCCTGGTGACTCACGACAGCGGTATTGCTGCTTTCGCAGACCGTATCATCACGATGCGGGATGGGCTCATCATCTCCGACGCCCAGCAGAGGAGTGCTGTGCCTCGAGATAACAAGGCTCCAATCAGGCGACAGATGGCGCGCCCCGCTGCAAGTGCCGTCTCGTCCCACATTAACACTATGGTGCTTGGTGTGGCATTTCAGGCGATCACGCGAAACATCATGCGCTCTGCGTTGACTATGCTCGGGGTATTTATCGGTGTGGCAGCTCTGATCGCGATGGTAGCGGTGGGACGTGGAGCAAACCTCGCTGTCCAGAAACAGATCGCGAGCCTCGGCACTAATTTAATGGTTGTCGTACCAGGCACGGTCACGACCTCGGGGGTGCGGGGCGGCTTCGGAAGCGCCTCCACCCTGCGCGTCAACGATGCCAAGGCCATCCTGCGCGAGGACTCATCGGTATCCCAAGTGGCGTATCTGATTCGTCAGTCCGCACAGGTGCAATACCGCGATCAGAACTGGACTACTTCTATACAAGGCGTCACAGCTAACTATCCTCCTGCTACGAACTGGCAAATCGCCGAGGGACGTTCGATCACAGAAGCCGATGAGAACAGTGGTGCTTCGGTTGCGTTGCTCGGCCAGTCCGTATCTCAGCAGCTCTTTGGTGGCAACTCCAACCCGGTCGGAGCAAGAATCCTCATCAAAGGTGTGCCTGTGCAGGTGATTGGGCTACTCGCGGCGAAGGGGCAATCCACATACGGTCAGGATCAGGATGACATCGTCATGATTCCCTTCACAACCGCGGAACGACGTGTTTTGGGCGTCGCAGCCCCCAGTCAATCCATAGACGCCAACTGGGCATACCTTCCACCGGCCAACCCTTTCGGAATACCACCTCGATTGACCGGGCTGGTGAATCAGATTTATGTGCAGGCCGACGCACCATCGGACGTTCAGTCCGCGATCAAGCAGGTGACCGCTACACTCACTCGTCAACATCATCTCAAACCCAATGACGTGCCCGACTTCGCGGTGCGCAACCTGAGTCAGATCGCATCGACGGCGGAGAGCAGCAGTCACGTAATGGCACTGTTGCTGGCGATTGTCGCATCCATCTCGTTACTCGTGGGTGGCATCGGCATCATGAATATCTTGCTCGTCTCGGTGACGGAGCGGACAAGAGAAATCGGGCTACGTATGGCTATTGGAGCGCAGCGCAGACAAGTGCTGATGCAATTTCTCGTAGAGGCGGTCCTTCTAAGCGGCTTTGGCGGAGTTGCAGGGATCTTCGGAGGTTCTCTGGTAACGCAACTGCTTTCATCAATCGGCCATTGGCCGACGATGCTGGCTCCATCGTCCATGATAGGGGGCTTCCTATTCTCGGGGGCAGTTGGCGTCTTCTTTGGCTTTTATCCGGCAAGGAAGGCGGCCGCTTTGAATCCAATCGATGCACTTCGTTTCGAGTAG
- a CDS encoding efflux RND transporter periplasmic adaptor subunit, translating into MGADVQIGPEGAALDLPVISSPPATIGSRSHKRYKSWLVWATILGLAVAAVLLTSLWRAQHAARVGYTTVAVDRGPVTQSITTTGTVNPVLNIIVGSYVSGVIESLYCDFNTRVSKGQLCAKIDPRPYQTIVDQDRANVMTADAQLAKDQAGLAYAELTFSRQSALFGEGVTSQDSLDNARSARDALRAQVALDQATISQHQAELQSALVNLSYTDIRSPVSGTVVQRNVTIGQTVAASFQTPTLFLIATDLTSMQVDTNVSESDLAHLADHNDAVFTVESYPDRPFHGQVVQVRQAPQAVQNVVTYDVVVRVSNKDFELKPGMTATVRIVTDQRSNALRVPNQALRFVPSGTPRGKESTDQARRSGIVWVMKNSAPHPVSVQLGLEGDTFTEVTGGDLHESDAVILNEQVSSQSRPATGAPRL; encoded by the coding sequence ATGGGAGCAGATGTACAGATCGGACCAGAAGGCGCCGCTCTCGATCTCCCGGTTATTTCCTCTCCGCCGGCCACTATAGGATCCCGATCTCATAAGCGGTACAAATCGTGGCTAGTATGGGCGACGATCCTCGGTCTCGCTGTCGCGGCTGTTCTTCTCACTTCGTTGTGGAGGGCACAACATGCTGCGCGTGTTGGCTACACGACGGTTGCTGTTGACCGTGGTCCTGTGACACAGAGCATCACCACCACCGGAACTGTCAATCCCGTGCTGAACATCATCGTTGGCAGCTACGTCTCCGGGGTAATTGAGAGCCTCTATTGCGACTTCAATACCCGCGTGTCGAAGGGTCAACTCTGTGCAAAGATCGATCCTCGTCCATACCAGACAATCGTCGATCAAGACAGGGCGAATGTGATGACTGCAGACGCTCAGTTGGCGAAAGATCAAGCCGGCCTGGCTTATGCCGAACTGACCTTCTCTCGTCAGTCGGCTTTATTCGGCGAGGGGGTTACCTCCCAAGACTCGCTGGACAACGCCCGCAGTGCGCGGGACGCTTTGAGGGCACAGGTTGCGCTGGATCAGGCCACGATCTCACAGCATCAAGCCGAACTCCAGAGCGCCCTGGTCAACCTCTCCTATACGGATATACGTTCGCCGGTGAGCGGTACGGTGGTTCAGCGGAACGTAACGATCGGGCAGACTGTGGCCGCAAGCTTTCAGACGCCAACCCTCTTTCTGATCGCCACGGACCTCACCAGCATGCAGGTCGATACCAACGTGAGTGAAAGCGATCTCGCACACCTAGCCGACCACAATGATGCAGTTTTCACTGTCGAGAGTTATCCTGACCGTCCCTTCCACGGACAAGTAGTACAGGTCCGCCAAGCACCGCAAGCGGTTCAGAACGTCGTTACGTACGACGTGGTAGTCAGAGTGAGCAATAAGGATTTCGAACTGAAGCCGGGAATGACAGCGACAGTGCGCATTGTGACCGATCAGCGTTCAAATGCTTTGCGTGTGCCGAACCAGGCGCTGCGCTTTGTGCCCTCCGGAACTCCGAGGGGCAAGGAGAGCACCGATCAGGCTCGGAGATCAGGAATAGTGTGGGTCATGAAAAACAGCGCTCCGCATCCGGTTTCCGTCCAGCTCGGTCTGGAGGGCGACACCTTCACTGAAGTAACCGGAGGTGACCTACACGAATCCGACGCGGTCATTCTTAATGAGCAAGTGAGTTCCCAGAGTCGCCCCGCGACGGGGGCTCCTCGACTGTGA
- a CDS encoding universal stress protein → MSVIVENASISIKKILFATDFSATSHKAALYAKALALHFSSTVEIAHVFNPGKYLSSSEGIANLPENRRVCEEYLQDLCADFRLSEIAVRTALPEGYRPFAGLLKLARDEEVNLIVAGTGSKSAKERLVLGSTAEQLIRNAECAILTVGPKVTLPVDAPIAFKTIVCAADFSSEATKAAQYALSFAADSSAHLYFCYVRGLKADNSPKRQLLDTAFRSAIKKIVPEYFSDHCHPEFVVEHGNAAKAILELAARIRADLIVLGTRSASFWLTNLDQGVTPNLVAEARCPVLTVS, encoded by the coding sequence ATGTCAGTCATTGTAGAAAATGCCTCTATTTCTATCAAAAAGATACTATTTGCCACAGACTTCTCCGCTACATCGCACAAAGCCGCCTTGTATGCAAAAGCTTTAGCTCTCCATTTCTCTTCGACCGTCGAAATCGCACACGTCTTCAATCCCGGTAAATACTTATCCTCCTCAGAAGGAATTGCCAATCTACCAGAAAATCGGCGCGTTTGTGAGGAGTATCTCCAGGATCTGTGTGCCGACTTCCGCCTTTCAGAGATTGCGGTTCGAACTGCATTACCGGAGGGATATCGGCCGTTTGCTGGCCTCCTCAAACTTGCGAGGGACGAGGAGGTCAATCTTATAGTGGCTGGTACGGGATCCAAGTCTGCAAAGGAGAGGCTGGTCCTTGGCTCGACGGCAGAACAACTCATACGCAATGCCGAGTGTGCGATCCTTACCGTAGGCCCAAAGGTCACGCTCCCTGTAGACGCTCCGATAGCCTTTAAGACGATAGTTTGCGCTGCCGACTTCTCATCTGAAGCCACGAAAGCTGCGCAGTATGCTCTCTCTTTCGCCGCAGATAGCAGCGCCCACCTTTACTTCTGTTATGTACGGGGTCTGAAAGCAGATAACTCCCCAAAGAGACAGCTACTGGACACCGCCTTTCGATCCGCTATAAAGAAAATAGTTCCTGAATATTTTTCCGATCATTGCCATCCGGAATTTGTAGTGGAGCATGGAAATGCGGCGAAAGCCATTCTCGAACTCGCTGCTAGAATTCGGGCAGACCTAATCGTCCTCGGCACGCGTAGTGCTTCATTTTGGCTAACGAATCTCGATCAGGGTGTAACACCCAATCTAGTGGCAGAGGCGCGTTGTCCAGTACTGACTGTATCGTAA